A portion of the Flavobacterium magnum genome contains these proteins:
- the uvrB gene encoding excinuclease ABC subunit UvrB has translation MKFQVVSEYKPMGDQPEAIKKLSQGVLDGEKFQTLLGVTGSGKTFTVANVIQQVQRPTLVLAHNKTLAAQLYSEFKQFFPNNAVEYFVSYYDYYQPEAFMPVTGVFIEKDLSINEELEKMRMSTTAALLSGRRDVLVVASVSCLYGIGNPTEFHKNIIAVAKNQIISRTKLLHSLVQSLYSRTEADFKPGSFRIKGDTVEVYPSYADDAYRMHFFGDEIEEIESFDPKNSQVFEKYEQLNIYPANMFVTSPDVLQNAIWEIQQDLVKQVTYFNEIGKNLEAKRLEERTNFDLEMIRELGYCSGIENYSRYLDGRLPGTRPFCLLDYFPKDYLMVVDESHVTVSQVHAMYGGDRSRKENLVEYGFRLPAAMDNRPLKFEEWEYMQNQVIYVSATPADYELEKSQGVYVEQVIRPTGLLDPIIEVRPSLNQIDDLIDEIQERAEIDERVLVTTLTKRMAEELAKYLTKVGIRCRYIHSEVDTLERIEIMQDLRKGIFDVLIGVNLLREGLDLPEVSLVAILDADKEGFLRNNRSLTQTIGRAARNLNGKAIMYADKITESMQKTIDETNYRRSRQVQFNTENNFTPQALNKKIGNVFATKNPLVDYELGLNIKAAAEPDTTYMQKSDIEKMIRDKRKSMEKAAKDLDFMQAAKLRDEIKKLQENLA, from the coding sequence ATGAAATTTCAGGTTGTTTCCGAATACAAGCCAATGGGCGACCAGCCTGAGGCAATAAAAAAACTCTCACAGGGCGTACTGGACGGCGAGAAGTTCCAGACCTTGCTCGGTGTGACGGGTTCAGGGAAAACGTTTACCGTAGCCAACGTCATCCAGCAAGTCCAGCGTCCCACACTGGTCCTGGCGCACAACAAGACGCTCGCCGCACAATTGTATTCCGAGTTCAAGCAGTTTTTTCCAAACAATGCCGTCGAATATTTCGTGTCATATTACGACTATTACCAGCCGGAAGCATTCATGCCGGTTACGGGCGTGTTCATTGAAAAAGACCTGTCGATCAACGAGGAGCTGGAAAAGATGCGGATGAGCACGACCGCGGCTTTGCTTTCAGGCCGGCGTGACGTACTCGTTGTCGCTTCGGTATCGTGCCTTTACGGTATTGGAAACCCGACGGAATTCCACAAAAACATCATCGCCGTCGCAAAGAACCAGATCATCTCACGCACCAAGTTGCTGCACAGCCTGGTACAAAGCCTGTATTCCCGCACTGAGGCAGATTTTAAACCGGGAAGTTTCAGGATTAAAGGCGATACCGTGGAGGTTTATCCGAGTTATGCGGATGATGCGTACCGGATGCATTTTTTCGGCGATGAGATAGAGGAAATTGAAAGTTTCGACCCAAAGAACTCGCAGGTTTTCGAAAAATACGAACAACTGAATATTTATCCGGCGAACATGTTTGTGACCTCCCCGGATGTGCTGCAAAATGCAATCTGGGAAATCCAGCAGGACCTGGTGAAACAGGTGACCTATTTTAACGAAATCGGTAAAAATCTCGAGGCCAAACGCCTTGAAGAACGCACAAATTTTGATCTCGAGATGATCCGCGAACTCGGATACTGCTCAGGAATCGAAAACTATTCACGATACCTCGATGGCAGGTTGCCCGGCACCCGTCCTTTCTGCCTGCTCGACTATTTTCCGAAAGATTACCTGATGGTCGTCGATGAGAGCCACGTGACGGTGTCGCAGGTGCATGCCATGTATGGCGGTGACCGCAGCCGGAAAGAAAATCTCGTCGAATACGGATTCCGCCTGCCCGCGGCGATGGACAACCGGCCACTTAAATTTGAGGAATGGGAATACATGCAAAACCAGGTCATTTATGTTTCGGCTACACCGGCAGATTACGAGCTTGAGAAAAGCCAGGGCGTTTATGTCGAACAGGTCATCCGCCCAACAGGCCTCCTCGATCCCATTATCGAGGTCCGGCCCAGCCTGAACCAGATCGACGATCTGATTGATGAGATCCAGGAGCGTGCGGAAATCGATGAGCGTGTCCTGGTAACGACACTGACCAAACGGATGGCCGAGGAACTCGCAAAATACCTGACCAAAGTCGGGATTCGCTGCCGTTACATCCATTCTGAAGTCGACACGCTTGAGCGTATCGAAATCATGCAGGATTTGAGAAAAGGCATTTTCGATGTACTCATTGGCGTGAACCTGCTTCGTGAAGGCCTGGATTTACCAGAAGTATCATTGGTGGCGATACTTGACGCGGACAAAGAGGGTTTTCTACGCAACAACCGCTCGCTGACGCAGACCATTGGACGTGCGGCAAGGAATCTCAATGGAAAAGCGATCATGTATGCCGACAAGATCACCGAAAGCATGCAAAAAACCATTGATGAGACCAATTACAGGCGCAGCAGGCAGGTGCAGTTTAATACCGAAAATAACTTTACGCCACAGGCGTTGAACAAAAAAATCGGGAACGTGTTTGCTACGAAAAATCCGCTCGTGGATTACGAACTCGGCCTGAATATAAAAGCGGCGGCGGAACCCGACACGACTTACATGCAGAAATCGGATATTGAAAAGATGATTCGCGACAAGCGCAAGTCGATGGAAAAAGCGGCAAAAGATCTTGACTTTATGCAGGCGGCTAAACTTCGGGATGAAATCAAGAAATTGCAGGAAAATTTGGCCTAG
- a CDS encoding alpha/beta fold hydrolase, translating into MATFKIKMKSESSPKNTMKKRFKKRYIAYGLFLAYVVMCQACMTMRFTKKETKYFFDSAGLPYKDTVFTTQGRDIHYIITGNDKLPTLFFIHGSPGSWNAFKDYMKDTLLLQKYRLVAVDRPGFGYSDFGEAEGLLPQCEQIGALIRFLDNGQPKTLVGHSLGGPVVVKLAAMHPDWYKNLVVLSGSVDPKAETPEKWRAVIKTTPLRFLIPGALRASNDELWILKKDLYDLQPTLKNITADVLIIHGTKDPLVPYSNVGFMKFEFVNARSMKVISIKDANHFIPWEHYDEIRDALLKL; encoded by the coding sequence ATGGCTACATTTAAAATAAAAATGAAGTCCGAAAGTTCCCCCAAAAACACGATGAAGAAACGCTTTAAGAAAAGGTATATTGCCTACGGACTATTTCTCGCGTACGTGGTGATGTGCCAGGCGTGTATGACGATGCGTTTTACGAAGAAAGAGACCAAATATTTTTTTGACAGCGCCGGGTTGCCCTATAAGGATACCGTATTCACCACGCAGGGGCGCGACATCCATTACATCATCACAGGGAATGACAAGCTGCCCACGCTGTTTTTTATACACGGGTCTCCGGGCAGCTGGAATGCGTTCAAGGATTATATGAAAGACACGCTGCTGCTGCAGAAATACCGCCTCGTGGCGGTCGACCGACCGGGTTTCGGGTACAGTGATTTCGGGGAGGCGGAAGGCTTGTTGCCGCAATGCGAACAGATTGGGGCATTGATCCGATTTCTTGACAACGGGCAGCCCAAGACGTTGGTCGGGCATTCGCTGGGCGGGCCCGTGGTAGTCAAACTCGCTGCGATGCATCCGGACTGGTATAAGAATCTAGTAGTGCTTTCAGGATCGGTGGACCCCAAGGCAGAGACGCCCGAAAAGTGGCGTGCGGTAATCAAGACAACGCCGCTTCGTTTTCTTATTCCAGGGGCGTTGCGCGCATCAAACGATGAATTGTGGATATTGAAAAAGGACCTGTACGACCTGCAGCCAACCTTGAAAAACATTACCGCGGATGTACTCATTATCCACGGGACCAAAGACCCGCTGGTGCCTTACAGCAATGTCGGCTTCATGAAATTTGAATTTGTCAATGCCCGGTCCATGAAAGTGATTTCCATCAAGGACGCAAACCATTTTATCCCGTGGGAACATTATGACGAGATCCGAGACGCCTTGCTGAAGCTATAG
- a CDS encoding tetratricopeptide repeat-containing sensor histidine kinase: MKHITFLWIMCWSLCCFSQQDDLLQKIRNYRRQDTVRVELLIDYCVNNTFSVSDTMLRYAREAHQTAVRLHYRLGEMRALNCIGNYYYQQGILDKAIGYYTTAGRIAERNKDAENIIICNNNLANIYTQTNQPAKALPLFLESDALLLQTGNAESQNRAAVLTNIGAAYSAMGQHQNALQYHFKVLALCKKKEILFGIAIAQSNIGDEYVQLKKFEKALPFLISAMSISEKNSFDALLGQIYNDLAKVYLARKQFDRAIEILQKGVVVCTRINDQNSLREIHKVLHQAYAGRGDFKKAYLSSLDYLTVNEKLTDLEKQKLTRETSAKYDTEKKEATIKDLNQRRKISELQSNRKSILMNGMIISFIALALVAYFLFSRFRQRKKNEWLAAKLEEAQNLLEAEKKITDSELKALKSQMNPHFIFNALNGIQEQFMYGDKLKANEQLSNFTYLTRQILEVSGRKQISVALEMELLTKYLELEKMRFASDFSYSVSASDAIDPDYHTVPPMILQPFVENSIKHGLLHKQGARKITVYFDIDPTERYLICSVEDNGVGRERSAAIKASNDLGHNSFSTDSIRQRLELLNQELKLEELVVFHDQISDGDISGTKVVLKIPLS, encoded by the coding sequence GTGAAACACATCACTTTTTTATGGATCATGTGCTGGTCTTTATGCTGTTTTTCCCAGCAGGATGACCTGCTTCAAAAAATACGGAATTACCGCAGGCAAGATACCGTTCGCGTGGAATTGCTGATTGACTACTGTGTAAACAACACGTTCTCGGTCTCCGACACAATGCTCCGTTATGCCCGTGAAGCACATCAGACCGCGGTCCGGTTGCATTACCGGCTCGGCGAAATGCGGGCGTTGAATTGTATCGGAAATTACTATTACCAGCAGGGCATCCTTGACAAGGCAATCGGCTACTACACTACCGCCGGACGCATTGCCGAGCGGAATAAGGACGCTGAAAACATCATCATCTGCAACAACAACCTGGCCAACATCTATACGCAGACGAACCAACCGGCCAAAGCATTGCCGTTGTTTCTCGAAAGCGACGCCTTGCTGTTACAAACCGGTAATGCAGAATCGCAAAACAGGGCCGCGGTGCTCACGAACATCGGTGCAGCTTATTCCGCCATGGGTCAGCACCAAAACGCATTGCAATACCATTTTAAGGTATTGGCGTTGTGTAAAAAGAAGGAGATCCTTTTTGGGATTGCAATCGCGCAGAGCAATATTGGTGACGAATATGTGCAGTTGAAAAAATTTGAAAAGGCGTTGCCTTTCCTGATTTCGGCGATGTCGATTTCGGAAAAGAACAGCTTTGATGCGCTGCTGGGCCAGATTTACAACGATCTGGCGAAGGTGTACCTCGCACGGAAACAGTTTGACCGGGCGATCGAAATCCTGCAAAAAGGCGTAGTGGTCTGCACGAGGATAAATGACCAAAACAGCCTCCGCGAAATACACAAGGTGTTGCATCAGGCTTACGCCGGCCGGGGCGACTTTAAGAAAGCCTATCTTTCCTCGCTTGATTACCTCACGGTAAATGAAAAACTTACCGATCTGGAGAAACAGAAATTGACACGTGAAACAAGCGCAAAGTACGATACGGAGAAGAAAGAAGCGACAATCAAGGACCTGAACCAAAGGCGAAAAATTTCGGAACTGCAGTCCAACCGCAAAAGTATCCTGATGAACGGGATGATTATTTCGTTTATCGCCCTCGCACTGGTGGCCTACTTCCTGTTCTCGAGGTTCAGGCAGAGGAAGAAAAATGAATGGCTTGCCGCAAAACTTGAAGAAGCCCAAAACCTGCTGGAAGCCGAGAAGAAGATCACCGACAGCGAACTCAAGGCGCTCAAGAGCCAGATGAATCCGCATTTCATCTTCAATGCACTCAACGGCATCCAGGAGCAATTCATGTATGGCGACAAACTCAAGGCGAATGAGCAGTTGAGCAATTTCACCTATCTAACCCGGCAAATACTTGAAGTGTCGGGAAGGAAGCAGATTTCTGTCGCATTGGAAATGGAGCTGCTGACGAAATACCTCGAGCTGGAAAAAATGCGTTTTGCATCCGACTTCAGTTACAGCGTATCGGCTTCGGACGCGATCGATCCCGATTACCACACCGTTCCCCCAATGATCCTGCAGCCGTTCGTTGAGAACAGCATAAAACATGGATTGTTGCACAAGCAGGGTGCCAGGAAAATCACCGTGTATTTTGATATCGACCCGACCGAACGCTACCTGATTTGCTCAGTGGAAGACAACGGCGTTGGCCGGGAAAGGTCGGCCGCGATCAAAGCTTCGAATGACCTCGGCCACAATTCCTTTTCAACGGATTCCATCAGGCAGCGGCTGGAACTGTTGAATCAGGAACTGAAATTGGAGGAGTTGGTGGTTTTTCACGATCAAATTTCCGATGGCGACATTTCCGGAACCAAAGTCGTACTCAAGATACCCCTCTCGTGA
- the nudK gene encoding GDP-mannose pyrophosphatase NudK — protein sequence MTNPKIRILSDELLSKNWYILKKYVYEYLKNDGSTEIQHREVYDRGNGATILLYDKKEKNVILIRQFRMPTYVNGNETGMVIEACAGLLEEENAEECIRRESEEETGYKIREVRKIFESYMSPGSVTEIIHFFVAEYSKDMKVNEGGGLDSEHENIEVLEIPFAKALHMIQTGEIRDAKTIMLLQYAQIHQLL from the coding sequence ATGACAAATCCAAAAATCAGGATATTGAGCGATGAACTGCTTTCAAAAAATTGGTATATCCTAAAAAAATACGTGTACGAATACCTGAAAAACGACGGCTCGACGGAGATCCAGCATCGCGAAGTCTACGACCGCGGCAACGGCGCGACGATTTTATTGTACGATAAAAAGGAGAAGAATGTCATCCTGATCCGGCAGTTTCGTATGCCAACCTACGTAAATGGCAATGAGACCGGCATGGTCATCGAAGCCTGCGCCGGGCTGCTCGAGGAAGAGAACGCTGAAGAATGCATCCGTCGGGAAAGCGAAGAGGAAACAGGATATAAGATACGGGAAGTCCGGAAAATCTTCGAATCGTATATGTCACCCGGGTCGGTGACGGAAATCATCCATTTTTTCGTCGCGGAATACTCTAAAGACATGAAGGTGAATGAAGGCGGCGGACTGGATTCGGAACATGAGAACATCGAAGTCCTGGAAATCCCTTTTGCCAAAGCACTGCACATGATACAAACCGGCGAAATCAGGGATGCCAAGACCATTATGCTGCTTCAGTACGCCCAGATACATCAGCTGTTGTAG
- a CDS encoding LytR/AlgR family response regulator transcription factor, whose protein sequence is MRKIRALIVDDEINARSLLQHLLGEHCPEVTVVACAEDVRTAVKWINKQPVDMVFLDVEMPNENGFALFDYFNKPTFETVFCTAYSQYAIKAFEVSAVDYVLKPIGISKLKEAVKKVAERLDRVQPPHQIEVLKENLSGSQIRKIGVHIGDGIVFMDLDDIHYFEADGSYTTIHHTGGRDLAVKKIKHFEDLLANDNRFFRIHRSYLVNITQIKKYSKKEGFSVTYDGKNLLPVSREKKEEFENFMQRNNFIS, encoded by the coding sequence ATGAGAAAAATAAGAGCCCTAATTGTCGATGACGAAATCAATGCCAGGTCTTTGCTGCAGCACCTGCTTGGAGAACATTGTCCTGAAGTTACGGTGGTTGCCTGCGCCGAAGACGTGCGCACTGCCGTAAAATGGATTAATAAACAGCCGGTGGACATGGTCTTTCTCGACGTGGAAATGCCTAATGAGAATGGTTTTGCGCTATTCGATTATTTCAACAAACCGACATTTGAAACCGTCTTTTGCACCGCTTATTCCCAGTATGCCATCAAGGCGTTTGAAGTTTCGGCAGTAGATTATGTGCTGAAGCCTATCGGGATTTCAAAGCTGAAAGAAGCCGTCAAAAAGGTTGCGGAACGATTGGATCGCGTGCAGCCGCCGCACCAGATTGAGGTTTTAAAGGAAAATCTTTCGGGAAGCCAGATCAGGAAAATCGGTGTTCATATCGGCGACGGGATTGTGTTCATGGATTTGGATGACATCCATTATTTTGAAGCCGATGGGTCTTATACCACCATCCACCACACGGGCGGTCGGGATCTTGCAGTGAAAAAAATCAAACATTTTGAAGACCTGCTTGCCAACGACAACCGTTTTTTCAGAATCCACCGTTCGTACCTTGTCAACATCACCCAAATCAAAAAATACTCAAAGAAAGAGGGTTTTTCAGTGACTTATGACGGTAAAAACCTGCTTCCGGTTTCGAGGGAGAAGAAGGAAGAATTTGAAAACTTCATGCAACGCAACAACTTCATTTCGTGA
- a CDS encoding excinuclease ABC subunit B, with translation MMNNYEQKISLLTDMIAFSIVDGKLHQREYEFLLLVAKELKIEKEIFDDLFHQELPVMSIKMEVHRIHQFYRLALLMHVDGIMHEKEEIAIKQMAINMGLNPAATKKVLQLIGESPKKIIDPKLLMDAFKEQYN, from the coding sequence ATGATGAATAACTACGAACAGAAAATCAGCTTATTGACCGATATGATTGCTTTTTCCATTGTCGACGGGAAGCTGCACCAGCGTGAATATGAATTTTTGTTGTTGGTTGCCAAAGAACTCAAGATTGAAAAAGAAATCTTTGACGATTTGTTTCATCAGGAACTGCCCGTGATGTCCATTAAGATGGAGGTGCACAGGATTCACCAATTTTACCGATTGGCTTTGCTGATGCATGTAGACGGCATCATGCATGAGAAAGAGGAAATTGCCATCAAGCAAATGGCGATCAACATGGGACTGAACCCTGCCGCGACGAAAAAGGTATTACAGCTGATCGGTGAATCCCCGAAAAAAATCATCGATCCTAAATTGCTGATGGATGCGTTCAAGGAACAGTATAACTGA
- a CDS encoding LamG-like jellyroll fold domain-containing protein, which translates to MKKLLPILLFTISAGLFAQPTVNSVSASNVTADSATINYYAAANCPQGAAVQVNYATNSGFANQTTVPAVTVFAGQTFAKIITGLQPGTQYFVRLTSNTGASCGNLSTVSATIVFTTLPGSATLPTISAVSAFGSNGSGLVSYTLNANNGNTTSLVRYGFTSDALTSQATGGVASGSAATAVTAALSGLQPDTTFYYQIEATNSAGTSTSPVSSFLVPVNQLIADYTFDNTYYDSNGNNPFQDNDGTTLTTDRNGNPNAALTVSDSGTTATIPALPYGNRPRSISIWVKLDQVSPGYNFIYSYGTGTAYNGAYLNPSTVFHFGAVGGNHAVTTTQNDSWTHFVFTYDGLTSQVFKNGVLLGSTARSWNTVNNADIFRLGLTETGVGGYFSGHLDDLKIYNYALSATEVSNLFVNNTLSVPAVGVANTDVSIYPNPASGVVNISMEAGLKMISVFSIQGQRVLTSDAKTVDVSGLAAGVYVIKIVDNNNRLVSKKLVIK; encoded by the coding sequence ATGAAAAAACTATTACCCATCCTTCTTTTTACCATCTCGGCAGGCCTGTTCGCGCAGCCGACAGTCAACAGCGTTTCAGCGAGTAATGTTACGGCTGACAGCGCGACCATCAATTATTATGCGGCAGCGAACTGTCCGCAGGGCGCAGCAGTCCAGGTGAATTATGCGACAAACTCCGGATTCGCCAACCAAACCACGGTACCTGCGGTGACCGTATTTGCAGGGCAGACTTTTGCGAAAATCATCACCGGCCTGCAACCGGGAACTCAGTATTTCGTCAGGTTGACCAGTAATACGGGCGCCTCCTGCGGAAACCTGTCTACCGTTTCTGCCACGATTGTGTTTACTACACTGCCGGGATCAGCGACGCTTCCGACCATCAGCGCGGTGAGTGCTTTTGGCTCGAATGGTTCGGGGCTTGTCAGTTACACCTTAAATGCCAATAATGGCAATACGACGTCATTGGTGCGCTACGGATTTACTTCAGATGCGTTGACCTCACAGGCGACCGGTGGTGTGGCCAGTGGAAGCGCTGCCACAGCGGTGACTGCGGCGTTAAGCGGTTTGCAACCCGATACGACCTTTTATTATCAGATTGAGGCAACCAATTCAGCAGGGACCAGCACGTCGCCGGTCAGTTCGTTTCTGGTGCCGGTTAACCAGCTGATTGCTGATTATACTTTTGATAATACCTATTATGACAGCAATGGCAACAATCCGTTTCAGGATAACGATGGCACGACGTTGACAACGGACCGCAATGGCAATCCGAACGCGGCACTGACAGTGTCTGATTCTGGAACGACCGCTACCATACCCGCATTGCCTTACGGGAACCGTCCGCGCAGCATTTCTATCTGGGTGAAGCTGGATCAGGTCAGTCCGGGCTACAATTTTATTTATTCGTACGGCACCGGCACGGCTTATAATGGAGCTTATCTCAATCCGTCAACGGTATTTCATTTTGGCGCAGTGGGCGGCAACCATGCCGTAACGACGACTCAAAATGACAGCTGGACGCACTTTGTGTTCACCTACGACGGACTGACATCACAGGTTTTCAAGAACGGCGTTCTTTTAGGAAGCACGGCGCGCTCATGGAACACCGTAAACAACGCGGATATTTTCAGGCTGGGACTAACAGAGACGGGTGTCGGCGGGTATTTCAGCGGTCATCTGGATGACCTGAAAATTTACAATTACGCGCTTTCTGCCACCGAAGTATCCAACCTGTTTGTGAACAATACTTTGAGTGTTCCTGCTGTCGGCGTTGCAAACACTGACGTTTCAATCTATCCGAATCCGGCGTCAGGCGTGGTAAACATCAGCATGGAAGCGGGGTTGAAAATGATCAGCGTATTTTCAATTCAGGGGCAAAGGGTCCTCACATCCGATGCAAAAACAGTGGATGTTTCCGGATTGGCGGCCGGCGTTTATGTAATCAAAATAGTGGATAATAACAATAGATTAGTTTCGAAAAAACTGGTTATCAAATAA
- a CDS encoding thiamine diphosphokinase, with product MSSHHIVRDDQEPALIIANGEACSMELLGQLLEWSPLVIVLDSAMERVAALGIKVDVLLGDFDRDFNPDEFIRTQHPIEIVYAPDQEKTDLEKAFDYLIERGIPAVNVIWATGRRTDHTISNLTNIVRYRGLLSIVILDDYSKVFLLPRNFRKWYPADSILSLIPVGTVNGISSENLVYELQNETLTMGFRSGNSNASRREGLVSIIHQEGDLLLMECND from the coding sequence GTGTCTTCCCATCATATAGTCCGTGACGATCAGGAACCCGCGCTCATCATTGCCAATGGTGAAGCCTGCAGCATGGAATTGCTCGGGCAGCTGCTCGAATGGTCGCCTTTGGTCATCGTGCTCGACTCGGCTATGGAGCGTGTGGCGGCACTTGGCATCAAGGTCGATGTGCTGCTTGGCGATTTTGACCGTGATTTCAATCCGGACGAATTCATCAGGACACAGCATCCGATCGAGATCGTGTATGCACCGGACCAGGAAAAAACTGATCTGGAAAAAGCTTTCGACTATCTTATTGAACGCGGTATCCCGGCCGTAAATGTCATCTGGGCGACCGGCCGCCGTACCGATCACACCATTTCGAACCTGACCAATATCGTGCGCTACCGCGGCCTGCTCAGCATTGTCATTCTTGATGATTACTCTAAAGTATTCCTGCTGCCGCGAAATTTCCGGAAATGGTACCCCGCCGACAGCATCCTGTCGCTTATCCCTGTGGGCACGGTCAACGGCATCTCGTCAGAGAATCTCGTTTACGAATTGCAAAATGAGACCTTAACGATGGGCTTCCGCAGCGGCAACAGCAATGCATCGCGGCGGGAAGGCCTGGTGTCCATAATACATCAGGAGGGTGACCTGCTGCTGATGGAATGCAACGACTGA